CGGTGATGGGCGACGGCAGCTTCGGCTTCACCGTCGGCGAATTGGAAACAGTGGTCCGCCACAAAGCGCCTCTGCTGATGATCGTGTTCTCGAATTCGGTCTACGGCTGGATCAAGGCCAGCCAGAAGGCCGGCTATGACGAGCGCTACTACAGCGTCGATTTCGCCCGTACCGATCACGCGCGCGTGGCCGAGGCCTATGGTGTGAAGGCATGGCGGGTGGAAGACCCGGCCCAGCTCGAAACGGCGCTTCGCGAAGCCATGGAGCACGACGGCCCGGCGCTGGTCGACGTGCTGGCGCAACCGCTGCAGGACGCCGCCGCGCCGGTCAGCCAGTGGATGGGCTAAAGGCGTAGCGACGGGCCGTCGTGGCGGCCGGCTTCGGTGGAAACGATCCGGTTCACGCCTGTCGCGATGGCCCCTTCGCCGACGCCGTACACGTGCAGCGAAACCGCCGTCTCATCGCCGGCGTTTCCCAGGCGGTGAATCTGCTCCAGGCCAGGGCCGGCGGTAACGATGTCGCCTTGCCGCCGGATCTGCCGCCGCCAGGGCCGTGCGCACCCCGACGCCGCATCCCAGCGATACAGCGTTTCGGCAAGCTCGCCTTTGACGACACGGTAAGCGCACCAGGTGTGATGGCCGTGGACAGGGCTGAACTGCCGCGGCGGCCAGATCAGATAGACGATGGTAAACAATCCGTCCGGATCCGCGTACGCGACATGCCGGCTGTAGCCCTGCGCGGGACGCGCCGCGGGCGCTGTCGCGGCATCCAGCGCCTGCATGGGATCGGATCGCGCAACGCCCTCGGCGAGTGTGGCGAGCATGGCCGGCGGCGGCAGATCGCGGCCGGCGAGAATGGCCTCGCGAAGGGGCGCCAGCCCGGGCGGAGGAGGTGCATACTGCATGGCGGGCTCCAATCAAAACCTGATGCCATGCTATCGGGCCATGCCGGCAAAAAATTTGCCGAATTCCGCCGTCGCCGTTCAAGGATTGGAAAAAGCTTGCGCGGACGCGGCCAGCGGCAAGTCGAAGGCGCGCACCCGAGGCGCATCGCCGCGCCACGGTTCCACGTCCACCAGCGCGGACATCGCGCTGCTGCCCTGGGTCAACGCGGATGTGCCGATATCGGGCGTCAGCACATTGGGATTGCCATGGCGTTCGGGTCCGTTTTCATCGGAATCCAGCCATGCGCCCGTCGACATGACCAGTACGCCGGGCATCACCCCATCGTCAATGACAGCGCCGGCCAGGCACGACCCGCGATCGTTGTGGATGCGGACCAGCTCGCCGTGCCGGATTCCGCGCGCGGCAGCGTCGTCGGGATGGATGCGCACCGGTTCCCGCCCGTGGATCTTGCCGCCTTGCGATAGGCGCGCCGGGTCCAGCTGCGAATGCAGCCGGTGCGCCGGCTGGCTGCTGATCAGATGCAGCGGCCAGCGCCGCGCAAGTCCGCCGCCCAGCCATTCCGCAGGCGGCAGCCACGCCGCATGTCCCGGGCAGTCGGCGTAGCCGAAGCCAGAAATGTGCTCCGAATACAGCTCTATGCGCCCAGACGGCGTGCGCAGGCGGTGCGCGTCGGGATCGTGCCGGAAATCCTCGAACAGCACGAAATCCCGCCGCGGCGGCGGCAAGGCCAAATGGCCCGCGCGCCAGAAATCGTCGAAAGACGGCGCTTCCGGCAGGTCGCCGGCTGCCTGCCAGCGCGCGCGCATACCGTCATACATATGCCGCAGCCAGGCCTGTTCGTCCCGGCCTTCGGTATACCTGTCCTCGTATCCCCCCAGTGCGGCCAACTCCCGATAGATGTCGAAATCGTCCCGGCTCATGCCCTGCGCCGGCAGGGCGCGGTGCATGGCGAGGATATAACCGTCACGCGACGATGCGCCGATGTCGTTCCGCTCCAGGGTGGTGGTCGTGGGCAGGACGATATCGGCCCGCCGTGCCGTCGGCGTCCACCACGTTTCGTGGACGACGATGGTTTCGGGCCGTTCCCACGCCCGCTGCAGCCGATTCAGGTCCTGGTGGTGGTGGAAGGGGTTCCCGCCTGCCCAATACACCAGCCGGATGTCGGGATAGGTGTGCTCCGCGCCGTTGAAGGGGTAGGCCTCGCCGGGCTGCAGCAGCATGTCGGCGATGCGCGCAACCGGAATGGACCGGCGCGCCGGGTTGGCGCCTTCGTGCATTTCGGGCACCGGTGCGTCGATGCGAGGGTTGCCGGCGCTGTTGATGGAGCCCAGTCCGAAACTGAATCCGCCGCCGGGCAGGCCGATCTGCCCGAGCATGGCGGCCAGCGCAATACAGGCCCAGTAGGGCTGCTCGCCATGGTGGGCGCGTTGCAAGGACCAGGTGCAGTTCACCAGCGTCCGCGATCCGGCGGCCGTCAAGGCAAGTTGGCGTATGGTGTCCGCCGGCACGCCGCAGATGTTGTGCGCCCACTCCGCCGTCTTCGGCTGGCCGTCCGTCTCGCCGCGCAAATACGCGGCGTAGCGCTCAAAACCAACGCAATAGCGGCGCAGGAACGCGGCATCGTGCCGGTCGCGGGTCAGCAGGACGTGCGCCATTGCGATCATCATCGCAGCGTCCGTGTTCGGGCGGATGGGTATCCACTCCGCCTGGACGTCCCCGGGCAGGTCGCCACGGGTAGGCGAGATGGCCACGATGCGGGCGCCGCGCGCCGCCGTGCGACGCAGCCAGTGCCCGGTGGTATGTTCGCCCGCGCCGCCGGCGATTACCTGCGCGTTCCGTCGCGGCATGCCGCCGAAGGCCAGGATCAGCTCGGTATGCGTGGCGACGCTGCTCCAGTCCGTGACCTTGCCAGTCAGCGGCGCGTACGTGCCGATGATGTGGGGCAACAGGAATTGCGCCGCGCCCCAGCTGTAGTTGCCCACCTGGTCAGTGCAGCCGCCGCCGGCATAGAGGAACCGGCGCGTCTGGCTCATGGCGTTGTGGAACCGGCCAGCGGAGGCCCAGCCGTACGAGCCGCCGAAGATCGCCGCCGGCCCATGCTGCGTCCGGACCCGCGTCAGCTCCTCGTGCACCAGCCGGATGGCCGTGTCCCAGCTGACTTCCACATAGCGATCGCGGCCGCGCCTGTCGCCATGGCCGCGGCTGCGCAGCCAGCTTTCCCGCACCGCCGGCCTGGCGATCCGCAAGGGTGAATGCACCATCTCCGGCATGGTATGGATCATGGGCGACGGATCGCGGTCGGCCGCGAAGGGCTCGCAGGCGACCAGGCGGCCATCGCGCACGACGGCGGTGTAGGTGCCCCAGTGCGAAAGGGTCGGGTAGCGTTGAACGGTGGATGTCATGATTCCCGTGGTTTACCACACTGTGCGCCCGGTGGACGGCGGCGGTGGGAACGGGCAAGATGGCGCCCTGCCAGGAGGAAAACCCATGGATCAGACCGATATCAAGATCCTGCGCCTGCTGCAAAAGGATGCCGGGTGTTCGGTCGCGGAGATCGCGGAGCAGGTCAACCTGTCGGTGACGCCGTGCTGGCGCCGTATCCAGAAGCTGAAGGAAGACGGCGTCATCGCGCGGAACGCAGTGCTGCTGGATCCGAAGGCGCTGGGGCTGAACCTGACCGTCTTCGTGTCCATCAAGACGAGCCAGCACAGCGCCAAATGGACGCGCACGCTGGTCGACACGGTCATGGCCTTGCCGAACGTGGTCGAGTTTCATCGCATGGCAGGCGACGTGGATTATCTGTTGAAGGTTGTCGTGGAAGACATGACGGCCTACGACCGCTTTTATCGACGCCTGATCGAAGCGGTGGATCTGCTGGATGTGAGCGCGAGTTTTTCCATGGAGGTCATCAAGAGCACGACGGAACTTCCACTCGATGCCGCCTAGGCCCTGCCCTGGCAAAGGCTTTTCGTTGCGGTAGCGCAACGCGAACACTTTTTTTATTTCAGTCCATTCCTCGGCCGATGTCTTGGAACCTTTTTTCTGCGCGTCTGGCGTAGGATCGCAACGTTCTCAACATTGCAGCGAGTCGAGCCGAGTATGTCCGCGGTCTTTTCCGCCGCCGAGCCGCCGCAGGGCGGCGCCTCCCAGGAGGGGGAGTCAGAACCGTCCTCCGCGTTCGCGGCCATGCCGCGCCGCGCCTTTCCGCAGACCGATCCTTGTGCTTGCCTGTCGCCGGCCAGCATGCTGGCCGGCTGGGACGGGCAGCGCGATCTGTGGGTCTTTGCCTACGGATCCCTGATCTGGCGCCCGGGTTTCGACTGGCAGGAGCGCCGGCTCGCCACCGTCCACGGGTACCACCGCTCGCTTTGCCTGTGGTCACGCCACCATCGCGGATCCGATCAGGCGCCCGGGCTGGTGTTCGGCCTGGACCGCGGCGGCTGCTGCCGCGGCGTGGCGTTCCGTATAGCCGCAGCCCAGGTGCCGGCCACCTTCGCGGCGCTTTGGGACCGCGAGATGATCGGCGGCGCCTATCGCCCCAAATGGCTGACGTGCCAGAGCGAACAGGGCCCCGTGACGGCGCTGGCATTCCTGCTGAATCGCGCTTGCGCCGACTATGCCGGCGACGTGGCGGAAGAACGCCGTCTGGACATCATCCGCACGGCCGTAGGGCGGTCCGGCGCCTGCCTCGAGTACGTGCTGGAGACCGACAGGGCGCTGCGCAATCATGGCATTACGGATTGCCGCCTGGGAGAGCTGGTGCGCCGGCTGGCTCCGGCGTTCTAGGGCGGCGCCGCAGGCAGGCGCGCCGCGCCTTGGGGCATCGTCAAAGCAGGAAGATCGTCGCCAACCCAAGGAAAATGAAGAAGCCGAGCGAGTCGGTTGCGAAGGTCAGCAGAACCGACGAGCCGATCGCCGGGTCCTTGCCGAAGCGGTCACGCACCATGGGCACCAGCACGCCGACAGATGCGCCCACCAGCATGTTGCAGACCATGGCCGCCATCATGACCAGCGCGATGGAAATGGATCCCGATATCGCCCAGGCGAACAAGGCCGCCACCACGCTGCCGCACAGTCCCACAAGCAGGGTGACCAGGAGCTCGCGCTTGACCAGCTGCCATAGATTGCGCCCGGTGATCCGCCCCACGGCCAGGGCCCGGATGATCATGGTCATGGTCTGATTGCCGGAATTGCCGCCGATGCCCGCCACGATCGACATCAGGAAAGCCAGGATCACGATGTGGCTTACGGTGCCCTCGAAGCGCGAGGCCACGAACGACGCGGTCGCGGCGGTGCACAGGTTGAACAGGAGCCACGGCGCGCGGTTGCGCAGCGCCATCATCACCGGCGCGAAGATATCTTCTTCCTGCAGGCCCGCGCGCGAAAGCGCCTGCTCCTGGGAATCTTCGCGTATGACGTCCACGACGTCCGCGATGGTGACGCGGCCGATCAGGCGGCCCTGGTCGTCCACGACGGGCGCCGAAACCAGATCGTAGCGCTCGAACGCGCCCGCCGCGTCGGCGTCCGAGTCGAGCGCGGACAGAGTCAGGTAGTCCGTCGTCATCACGTCGCGCACCACCGTCTCGGGCTCGCTGACGAGCAGCGTCGATAGCGGCAGGATTCCCTGCAGCTTGTCCTGCCGGTCGACCACGAAGATTTGGTCGGTATGGTCGGGCAGTTCGTGCAGCCGCCGCAGATAGCGCAGCACCACCTCCAGCGAAACGTCCTCGCGCACGCGGACCATCTCGAAGTCCATGATCGCCCCGACGCTGTCTTCGGGGTACCCCATGGCTTCTAGCAGCTGCGCCCGTTCCTCGTCGGTCAGGCCTTTCTGGACTTCGGCCACCACGTCGGCCGGAAGGTCCGGCGCCAGGTCGGCCAGTTCGTCGGCGTCCAGGTTTTCGGTCGCAGCGACCAGGTCCTGCCGGTCCATCGCTTCGATCAGCGATTCCCGCACCCAGTCTTCGACTTCCAGCAGCACGTCCGCGTCGTGTTCGGCGCTGACCAGCTTCCACACGGTCTGGCGTTCGTCCTTCGGCAGCGATTCCAGGATGAACGCGATGTCGGCGGGGTGCAGCCCGTCCACCAGGGCTTTCAGTTCCGTCTCGTGCTGGCGGTGAACCAATTGTTCGACCAGATCCGCGCGGGTGTCGCCTTCCTCCTGGCGATGCACCAGGCTTGCGACGAGTTCCTGGCGGCGCAGCAGCTCCTGCACCTCGGCAAGGGCATGCTGGGCGTCTTCGGGATCGAGGCGGCGCGGCGTGGCCTGCGGTTTCTGCGCGATGGCGGGTTCGGTCATACGCGGCAGTCCGTCATAGCACGGGCAGGGGCCGGCTGCGGCGGGCGTCGTCCGTCGCAACGTAGACGAGCGTGGCTTCGGTCACTTTGACGATCTCGGCATCCAGCCGCTGGCGCTGCGCGTAGACTTCCACTTCGACCGTAATGGACGTGTTCCCCGTCTTGACGATGTCGGCGTAGAAACTGAGCAGGTCGCCGACGAACACGGGCTGCTTGAAGATGAAGGAATTGACCGCGACTGTGGCCACGCGGCCGGCCGCGCGCCGGGCCGCCGGAACGGAGCCTGCGATATCGACCTGGGCCATGATCCAGCCGCCGAATACGTCGCCGTGCACGTTGGCGTCCGCCGGCATGGGCATGACGCGGAGCACGGGTTCCCGGTTGGCGGGCAAGGATACGACGGGCGATGTTCTGCTGGTGGTCATGGACCGGCTCCTGACGGACAACCGGCCGATTATGCAGGAATTTTGTCCCCGTCGCGTGACAGCCCGCCGGGCGTTCAAGCGAGCAGTGCGACGAGCCCGTAGCCGCCGAAAATCAGCCACAGGAAAAGGATGAAACCCAGCGCCAGAACCCGCGGGCCGGCCTTGCGGATCTGGCTGAACCGCGTCTCGATACCCAGGGCCGTCATGGCCATCGTCAAGGCGAAAACATCCAACTGGCGCAAATGGGCAACCGCATCGTGGGGCAGGATGTCGAGCGAGTTGACCATGGCCAGCGCAAGGAAGCCGATGGCGAACCAGGGGATCGGCAGGCGCGCGGCCTCGGCCCCGGCATGGGCCGCTTGCGCGCTGCGCCGCAGCCACAGTCCGAGCACGAGCAGCACTGGCACCAATAGCGCCACGCGTGTCATCTTCACAATGGTCGCGATTTCCGTGGTTGCCGGGTCCACGTTGCTGGCCGCGCCCACGACCTGGGCGACCTCGTGCACCGTGCCGCCGATGTAGATGCCCAGATGCCGCGTGTCGAAAGGCAGCCATCCGGCATGGTAGAGAACCGGATACAGGAACATCGATAGCGTGCCGAACAGCACGACCGTCGCAACGGCGACCGCGCTTTTGTGCGGCTGCGCGCGCAGGGTGGGCTCAAAGGCCAACACGGCCGCTGCGCCGCAGATCGCGCTGCCTGCCGCTGTCAGCATGGCGGTGTCGCGGTCCAGCCCAAGCAGCCGCTGGCCGACCACCGTGCCGAGAAGCAGCGTACCGGCCACGACAGCGGTAGACACCGCCAGGCCGGGCAATCCTACCGCTGCAATTTGCTGCACGCTGATGTTCAATCCGTAGAATGCGACGGCGATGCGCAGCAGGCGCCGGGCGGCGAAATTGACCCCCGCGCTCCAGTCCTGCGGCATCGATCCGCGCAGGAAATTGCCGTACAGCATGCCGCACACGATCCCGATTACCAGCGGCGAGAAACCGAGCTGGCGCAGAAAGGGCAGGGTCGCCAATTGCATGACGGCGGCGGCCAGCAGCCCGACGAACAGAACGCCGTTCAGCTTGTCGCGCCATGGCGTGGCGAGGGAAAGGGAAGTCGTGGACGTGGACATGGCTTGGGCAGTTGTACAGGCCGGCGCACAGGCAGAGCTTTATGACTCGGCGCGCTTGTTTAATAACTGGAAGTCATGTTAATCCGTGGGCTCATATCCCCGAAATGGTCATTCCCGATGTCTAATATAAGAAAACCTGATATCGGACCCCATGACGCCTGAACAGCTGCTGACCTTCGCCCATGTGGCAGAAGCCGGGAACATCAGCCGGGCGGCGGAGCTGCTGCACTTGTCCCAGCCGGCGGTCTCGGGGCAGCTCCGCGCGCTGCAGGAATGGTTTGGCGAGCCGCTCTATCGGCGCAGCGGCCATGGCATCGTGCTGACGGCGGCCGGCGAACGGCTGGTCGAGCACGCGCGCCAGTTGCGCCAGGCATACGGGCAGGCCCGCGAGCTGCGCGACGCTTGGCGCGGCATCGCCTCCGGGTTGCTGCGGCTGGGGGCCAGCACCACGCCGGCCAGCTATTGCCTGCCGGCCCTGGTCGCCGCCTTCCGGGCGAAATACCCCGCCGTCTCGCTGCAGCTCGCCGACGGCAATACGGCGGAGATCGTCCAGCGCCTGCCGCTATTGGATATGGCCTTTATCGAAGGCGATATACCCGCAGGGCTGCCCGCCGACACCGCTGTGCATGCGTGGCGGCAGGACGAAGTGGTGGCCATCGTCCCTGCGGATCATCCGCTGGCGGACCGACGGGCCATCACGCTGGCCGATCTGGCCCACTATCCGCTCGTCATGCGTGAGCCGGGCTCGGGGGTCCGGCGCCTGGTGGAGCGGGCGTTCCGGTCCGAGGGACTGGCGCCCGGCGCCGCACTGGAACTGGCGGGCGTGGAAGGAGTCAAGCAGGCGGTCCGCGCCGGATTGGGTATCGGCTTCGTCTCGGCGATGTCCATGCGGCATGAGGACGGCGCGCTTACCGCGCTGCGGGTGGGCCGCAAAGGGCTGACGCGCACGCTCAGCATCCTGCTGCCCAATGCTTCGGCCCCCGCGCGCGCGGCGGCGCTGTTTCTGCAAATGTGCCGGGAAGACGCGGCTGACGCGCCCCACTAGATATGGGGCCACGTCAGTTGGCATCGCTCAACGCGCCTGGAGCGGCGGCTGTTCGCTGGAAAGCCAGCGCAGCGCCAATTGGACCCACAAAGACGCGCCCAACGGCAGCAGTTCGTCGTTGAAGTCATAGCTGCCGTTGTGAAGCATGCAGGGGCCCATGCCGTGGCCCGCTTCCCGGTGGTCGCCGGCGCCGTTGCCGATCCAGACATAGCAGCCGGGCTTTTCCTGCAGCATGAAGGCAAAGTCCTCGGCGCCCATGGAAGGCTGCACCTGGTCGTTCACTGCCGCGGCGCCGACCAGATCGCGCAGCACCTCCGCGCAGAACGCCGCTTCCCGCGGGTGATTGATCGTGGGCGGATAGTGGCGCTGGAAATCGAAGTCGGCCTCGCAGCCCATCGCCGCGCAGGTATGGACGGAAATATCGCGCATGCGCTGTTCGATGAGATCCAGCGACTCGACCGTAAAGGTGCGCACCGTGCCCCGCATCTCCGCCGTCGTCGGCACGACGTTGTCCGCGCTGCCGGCGTGAATCTGCGTGATACTCAGCACGGCGGCGTCCAGGGGGTTGCGATTGCGGGTGATAATGGTCTGCAGCGATTGCGCCAGCTGCACCGCGGTCATGACCGGGTCGATGCCCAGATGCGGCATTCCCGCATGCGCGCCTTTGCCGGTGATCACAATGCGGAAATCGTTGCTGGAAGCCATGATGGGACCGTAAGTCAGGCCGAACGTGCCGGCGGCCATGCCGGGCCAGTTGTGCATGCCGAACACCGCCTCCATGGGGAATTGCTCGAACAGCCCATCGTCGATCATCCGCTTGGCGCCGCCCCCGTGTTCCTCGGCAGGCTGAAAAATGGCGTAGACCGTGCCTGCGAAATCGCGATGCGCGGCCAGATAGCGCGCCGCGCCCAGC
The sequence above is a segment of the Bordetella genomosp. 9 genome. Coding sequences within it:
- a CDS encoding M20 aminoacylase family protein — its product is MKLLEPIIAWQADLAAIRRDIHAHPELCFEEFRTADVVAAKLQEWGVEVHRGLAGTGVVGIIRGRQADGGRAVGLRADMDALPMQELNTFPHASRNPGRMHACGHDGHTAMLLGAARYLAAHRDFAGTVYAIFQPAEEHGGGAKRMIDDGLFEQFPMEAVFGMHNWPGMAAGTFGLTYGPIMASSNDFRIVITGKGAHAGMPHLGIDPVMTAVQLAQSLQTIITRNRNPLDAAVLSITQIHAGSADNVVPTTAEMRGTVRTFTVESLDLIEQRMRDISVHTCAAMGCEADFDFQRHYPPTINHPREAAFCAEVLRDLVGAAAVNDQVQPSMGAEDFAFMLQEKPGCYVWIGNGAGDHREAGHGMGPCMLHNGSYDFNDELLPLGASLWVQLALRWLSSEQPPLQAR
- a CDS encoding molybdopterin-dependent oxidoreductase, whose translation is MTSTVQRYPTLSHWGTYTAVVRDGRLVACEPFAADRDPSPMIHTMPEMVHSPLRIARPAVRESWLRSRGHGDRRGRDRYVEVSWDTAIRLVHEELTRVRTQHGPAAIFGGSYGWASAGRFHNAMSQTRRFLYAGGGCTDQVGNYSWGAAQFLLPHIIGTYAPLTGKVTDWSSVATHTELILAFGGMPRRNAQVIAGGAGEHTTGHWLRRTAARGARIVAISPTRGDLPGDVQAEWIPIRPNTDAAMMIAMAHVLLTRDRHDAAFLRRYCVGFERYAAYLRGETDGQPKTAEWAHNICGVPADTIRQLALTAAGSRTLVNCTWSLQRAHHGEQPYWACIALAAMLGQIGLPGGGFSFGLGSINSAGNPRIDAPVPEMHEGANPARRSIPVARIADMLLQPGEAYPFNGAEHTYPDIRLVYWAGGNPFHHHQDLNRLQRAWERPETIVVHETWWTPTARRADIVLPTTTTLERNDIGASSRDGYILAMHRALPAQGMSRDDFDIYRELAALGGYEDRYTEGRDEQAWLRHMYDGMRARWQAAGDLPEAPSFDDFWRAGHLALPPPRRDFVLFEDFRHDPDAHRLRTPSGRIELYSEHISGFGYADCPGHAAWLPPAEWLGGGLARRWPLHLISSQPAHRLHSQLDPARLSQGGKIHGREPVRIHPDDAAARGIRHGELVRIHNDRGSCLAGAVIDDGVMPGVLVMSTGAWLDSDENGPERHGNPNVLTPDIGTSALTQGSSAMSALVDVEPWRGDAPRVRAFDLPLAASAQAFSNP
- a CDS encoding LysR family transcriptional regulator; the encoded protein is MTPEQLLTFAHVAEAGNISRAAELLHLSQPAVSGQLRALQEWFGEPLYRRSGHGIVLTAAGERLVEHARQLRQAYGQARELRDAWRGIASGLLRLGASTTPASYCLPALVAAFRAKYPAVSLQLADGNTAEIVQRLPLLDMAFIEGDIPAGLPADTAVHAWRQDEVVAIVPADHPLADRRAITLADLAHYPLVMREPGSGVRRLVERAFRSEGLAPGAALELAGVEGVKQAVRAGLGIGFVSAMSMRHEDGALTALRVGRKGLTRTLSILLPNASAPARAAALFLQMCREDAADAPH
- a CDS encoding cysteine dioxygenase family protein gives rise to the protein MQYAPPPPGLAPLREAILAGRDLPPPAMLATLAEGVARSDPMQALDAATAPAARPAQGYSRHVAYADPDGLFTIVYLIWPPRQFSPVHGHHTWCAYRVVKGELAETLYRWDAASGCARPWRRQIRRQGDIVTAGPGLEQIHRLGNAGDETAVSLHVYGVGEGAIATGVNRIVSTEAGRHDGPSLRL
- a CDS encoding YeiH family protein; its protein translation is MSTSTTSLSLATPWRDKLNGVLFVGLLAAAVMQLATLPFLRQLGFSPLVIGIVCGMLYGNFLRGSMPQDWSAGVNFAARRLLRIAVAFYGLNISVQQIAAVGLPGLAVSTAVVAGTLLLGTVVGQRLLGLDRDTAMLTAAGSAICGAAAVLAFEPTLRAQPHKSAVAVATVVLFGTLSMFLYPVLYHAGWLPFDTRHLGIYIGGTVHEVAQVVGAASNVDPATTEIATIVKMTRVALLVPVLLVLGLWLRRSAQAAHAGAEAARLPIPWFAIGFLALAMVNSLDILPHDAVAHLRQLDVFALTMAMTALGIETRFSQIRKAGPRVLALGFILFLWLIFGGYGLVALLA
- a CDS encoding Lrp/AsnC family transcriptional regulator, which translates into the protein MDQTDIKILRLLQKDAGCSVAEIAEQVNLSVTPCWRRIQKLKEDGVIARNAVLLDPKALGLNLTVFVSIKTSQHSAKWTRTLVDTVMALPNVVEFHRMAGDVDYLLKVVVEDMTAYDRFYRRLIEAVDLLDVSASFSMEVIKSTTELPLDAA
- a CDS encoding gamma-glutamylcyclotransferase; amino-acid sequence: MPRRAFPQTDPCACLSPASMLAGWDGQRDLWVFAYGSLIWRPGFDWQERRLATVHGYHRSLCLWSRHHRGSDQAPGLVFGLDRGGCCRGVAFRIAAAQVPATFAALWDREMIGGAYRPKWLTCQSEQGPVTALAFLLNRACADYAGDVAEERRLDIIRTAVGRSGACLEYVLETDRALRNHGITDCRLGELVRRLAPAF
- the mgtE gene encoding magnesium transporter, with the protein product MTEPAIAQKPQATPRRLDPEDAQHALAEVQELLRRQELVASLVHRQEEGDTRADLVEQLVHRQHETELKALVDGLHPADIAFILESLPKDERQTVWKLVSAEHDADVLLEVEDWVRESLIEAMDRQDLVAATENLDADELADLAPDLPADVVAEVQKGLTDEERAQLLEAMGYPEDSVGAIMDFEMVRVREDVSLEVVLRYLRRLHELPDHTDQIFVVDRQDKLQGILPLSTLLVSEPETVVRDVMTTDYLTLSALDSDADAAGAFERYDLVSAPVVDDQGRLIGRVTIADVVDVIREDSQEQALSRAGLQEEDIFAPVMMALRNRAPWLLFNLCTAATASFVASRFEGTVSHIVILAFLMSIVAGIGGNSGNQTMTMIIRALAVGRITGRNLWQLVKRELLVTLLVGLCGSVVAALFAWAISGSISIALVMMAAMVCNMLVGASVGVLVPMVRDRFGKDPAIGSSVLLTFATDSLGFFIFLGLATIFLL
- a CDS encoding acyl-CoA thioesterase; this translates as MTTSRTSPVVSLPANREPVLRVMPMPADANVHGDVFGGWIMAQVDIAGSVPAARRAAGRVATVAVNSFIFKQPVFVGDLLSFYADIVKTGNTSITVEVEVYAQRQRLDAEIVKVTEATLVYVATDDARRSRPLPVL